In a single window of the Pseudomonas sp. B21-015 genome:
- a CDS encoding DNA alkylation repair protein, which produces MDFKDYFDHPLGVELGGRAAALLASFDQQRYSASLPADLRPLEMKARVKAMASALWDGLGLEFVPAAQVLVRMLDPIPGTRFGRMTGFPVWVIADIFETRGLEHFEPAMQAIKKVTQHFTGEFAIRPYLDAYLEPTLQVLAGWVSDDSPDVRRLVSEGTRPRLPWASRVPSLLVDPAPVLALLERLRNDRSEYVRRSVANNLNDISKDHPSAVLDVLERWQVEERGPHTDWVIRHSLRTLARRGDSRALELLGYSMAAPVQVKRFQVGPSQIKPGERISLDCDIQIDSTSEHGLMVDYAILAPGARGQINRRVFKWSKRQKLVKGSVKLQRDHSIESSSLRSYYPGAHEVHLIINGQVVAQGSFELGV; this is translated from the coding sequence ATGGACTTCAAGGATTACTTCGATCATCCGCTCGGCGTCGAGTTGGGCGGTCGCGCTGCCGCGCTGCTAGCGAGCTTCGATCAGCAGCGCTACAGCGCCTCGTTGCCAGCGGACCTGCGACCGCTGGAGATGAAGGCCCGGGTCAAGGCCATGGCCAGCGCCCTCTGGGATGGTTTGGGCCTGGAGTTTGTGCCGGCGGCCCAGGTACTGGTTCGCATGCTTGACCCGATCCCCGGGACCCGCTTTGGTCGCATGACCGGGTTTCCGGTGTGGGTGATCGCCGATATTTTCGAAACCCGCGGTCTTGAGCACTTTGAGCCCGCCATGCAGGCGATCAAGAAGGTGACTCAGCACTTCACCGGCGAGTTCGCCATCCGGCCTTATCTGGATGCCTACCTGGAGCCTACATTGCAGGTGCTGGCCGGCTGGGTCAGCGATGACAGCCCCGACGTGCGCAGGCTGGTTTCCGAGGGCACGCGTCCGCGCCTGCCGTGGGCCTCCCGGGTCCCGAGCCTGTTGGTTGACCCAGCACCGGTCCTGGCCCTACTGGAGCGTCTGCGCAACGATCGCAGCGAGTATGTACGCCGCTCGGTGGCCAACAACCTCAATGACATCAGCAAGGACCATCCCAGCGCCGTGCTCGATGTGCTGGAGCGTTGGCAGGTCGAGGAGCGTGGGCCGCACACCGATTGGGTCATCCGCCATTCGCTGCGTACCCTGGCGCGGCGCGGTGACAGCCGTGCGCTGGAGCTGCTTGGGTATTCCATGGCCGCGCCGGTGCAGGTCAAGCGCTTCCAGGTCGGACCTTCGCAGATCAAGCCAGGGGAGCGTATTTCCCTGGATTGCGATATCCAGATCGACAGCACCAGCGAGCATGGGCTGATGGTCGACTACGCGATTCTCGCACCGGGTGCCCGAGGCCAGATCAACCGCCGGGTGTTCAAGTGGAGCAAGCGCCAGAAGCTGGTCAAGGGGTCGGTGAAGCTGCAGCGCGATCACAGTATCGAAAGCAGTTCGCTGAGAAGTTACTACCCTGGCGCACACGAGGTGCATCTGATCATCAACGGGCAAGTCGTGGCCCAAGGCTCTTTCGAGCTGGGCGTTTAA
- a CDS encoding methyltransferase: MAVPPMAGKVLDPVSLALYGFMGSAILLQGHRLGVFQSLASADVGSGADALAQTLALDGSTLERFLRGAIAWGLVEEQAGGYRLSASARGALDPQSSQYLGPLLEHFDSNTLPLFRHLGDAVGSGQAQWSKLAQDASAPFDYLLAEDRGAAFHDAMWNLSREPSAELVKLGVLGDASSLVDLGGGIGTFAIAAAQQHAELRAVVFDLPAVEPHCLARISGVGLASRVSFAPGDFWSGELPHADAYSLGFILSDWNDEQSLQLLRRVRQTLNPGGRVLVLDRLLEASGAEPFAAVMQDLAMLLETGGQHRTAAQFQALLHEAGFTRTQVIRSNGEKHAVIGYL, translated from the coding sequence ATGGCAGTACCACCAATGGCCGGGAAGGTCCTGGATCCCGTGAGTCTGGCGCTCTATGGCTTCATGGGCAGCGCAATTCTACTGCAGGGGCATCGACTAGGGGTTTTCCAGTCCCTTGCAAGCGCTGACGTGGGCTCCGGGGCAGACGCTCTGGCACAAACCCTGGCGCTGGATGGCTCCACACTGGAGCGGTTTTTGCGCGGCGCGATTGCTTGGGGGCTGGTCGAGGAACAAGCGGGTGGCTATCGACTGTCGGCGTCCGCCCGTGGCGCGCTGGATCCTCAGTCGTCGCAGTATCTGGGGCCTTTGCTCGAACACTTCGACAGCAACACTCTGCCGCTGTTTCGCCACCTCGGCGATGCCGTGGGCAGCGGCCAGGCGCAATGGTCGAAACTGGCGCAAGACGCGTCGGCACCCTTCGATTACCTGCTGGCCGAGGACCGTGGCGCAGCGTTCCATGATGCGATGTGGAACCTCAGCCGCGAGCCTTCAGCAGAGTTGGTGAAGCTGGGGGTGCTGGGCGACGCGTCGAGCCTGGTCGACTTGGGGGGCGGCATTGGTACCTTCGCCATCGCCGCCGCACAACAGCATGCCGAGCTCAGGGCGGTGGTGTTCGACCTGCCTGCCGTGGAGCCCCATTGCCTGGCGCGGATCAGCGGGGTGGGGCTGGCCTCAAGGGTCAGCTTTGCGCCGGGTGACTTCTGGTCCGGTGAGCTGCCCCACGCGGATGCCTACTCACTGGGGTTCATTCTCTCTGACTGGAATGACGAGCAATCTCTGCAGCTGCTGCGCCGGGTTCGCCAGACGCTGAATCCCGGAGGGCGAGTTCTGGTGCTCGATCGCTTGTTGGAAGCGTCAGGCGCCGAGCCGTTTGCCGCGGTCATGCAGGACCTGGCGATGCTCCTGGAAACCGGCGGGCAACATCGCACGGCGGCTCAGTTTCAGGCGCTGTTGCATGAAGCTGGTTTTACTCGCACCCAAGTGATCAGATCCAACGGTGAGAAACATGCGGTCATTGGATATCTATAA